In the genome of Streptomyces racemochromogenes, one region contains:
- a CDS encoding vitamin K epoxide reductase family protein, producing MTTTGAGADTAPRTFGGSRALALLLVITGAAGLLAAWVITIDKFKLLEDPNFVPGCSLNPVVSCGNIMKSEQAAVFGFPNPMLGLVAYGIVICVGMSLLAGARFARWYWLTLNAGTLFGVGFCAWLTYQSLYNINSLCLWCCLAWVATILMFWYVTSHNVRQGLLPAPAWLRGFLDEFTWVLPVLHIGIIGMLILTRWWDFWTS from the coding sequence ATGACGACAACAGGCGCAGGCGCGGACACCGCTCCGCGGACCTTCGGCGGGAGCCGGGCGCTCGCCCTGCTGCTGGTCATCACCGGAGCGGCGGGCCTGCTGGCCGCGTGGGTGATCACCATCGACAAGTTCAAGCTGCTCGAGGACCCGAACTTCGTCCCGGGCTGCTCCCTGAACCCGGTCGTCTCCTGCGGCAACATCATGAAGAGCGAGCAGGCGGCCGTCTTCGGCTTCCCCAACCCGATGCTCGGCCTGGTCGCCTACGGGATCGTGATCTGCGTCGGCATGAGCCTGCTGGCCGGGGCCCGGTTCGCCCGCTGGTACTGGCTGACGCTGAACGCGGGCACCCTCTTCGGCGTCGGGTTCTGCGCCTGGCTGACGTACCAGTCCCTGTACAACATCAACTCGCTCTGCCTGTGGTGCTGCCTGGCCTGGGTCGCCACCATCCTGATGTTCTGGTACGTCACCTCGCACAACGTGCGCCAGGGCCTGCTGCCCGCCCCCGCGTGGCTTCGCGGCTTCCTGGACGAGTTCACCTGGGTGCTGCCGGTCCTGCACATCGGGATCATCGGCATGCTGATCCTGACGCGCTGGTGGGACTTCTGGACCTCCTGA
- a CDS encoding replication-associated recombination protein A → MEPDLFTAAAEDRREKDPASSPLAVRMRPRNLDEVVGQQHLLKPGSPLRRLVGEGAGGPAGASSVILWGPPGIGKTTLAYVVSQATRKRFVELSAITAGVKEVRAVIEGAKRAAGGYGKETVLFLDEIHRFSKAQQDSLLPAVENRWVTLIAATTENPYFSIISPLLSRSLLLTLEPLTDEDLRALLRRALTEERGLGGAVTLPADAEAHLLRIAGGDARRALTALEAGAGSAIAKGEEEITLQTLEEAVDRAAVRYDKDGDQHYDVASALIKSIRGSDVDAALHYLARMIDAGEDPRFIARRLMISASEDIGLADPTALPLAVAAAQAVAMIGFPEAALTLSHATIALALAPKSNTATTAIGAALADVRAGLAGAVPAHLRDGHYKGAAKLGHAVGYVYPHDVPGAIAAQQYAPDEIHGKRYYEPTRYGAEARYADVVDKVRERLRGGA, encoded by the coding sequence GTGGAACCAGATCTCTTCACCGCCGCAGCCGAGGACCGCCGGGAAAAGGACCCCGCGAGCTCCCCGCTCGCCGTCCGCATGCGCCCGCGCAACCTGGACGAGGTCGTCGGCCAGCAGCACCTGCTGAAGCCGGGCTCGCCGCTGCGACGGCTGGTGGGGGAGGGCGCCGGCGGACCGGCCGGAGCCTCCTCGGTGATCCTCTGGGGACCGCCCGGCATCGGCAAGACCACCCTCGCGTACGTCGTCAGCCAGGCCACCCGGAAGCGGTTCGTCGAGCTCTCCGCGATCACCGCGGGCGTCAAGGAGGTCCGGGCCGTCATCGAGGGCGCCAAGCGCGCCGCCGGCGGCTACGGCAAGGAGACCGTCCTCTTCCTCGACGAGATCCACCGCTTCAGCAAGGCGCAGCAGGACTCGCTGCTGCCCGCCGTGGAGAACCGCTGGGTCACCCTGATCGCGGCGACCACCGAGAACCCGTACTTCTCGATCATCTCCCCGCTGCTGTCGCGCTCGCTGCTCCTCACCCTGGAGCCGCTGACCGACGAGGACCTGCGCGCCCTGCTGCGGCGCGCCCTCACGGAGGAACGGGGCCTGGGCGGGGCGGTGACCCTGCCCGCCGACGCCGAGGCGCACCTGCTGCGCATCGCCGGCGGTGACGCCCGGCGCGCGCTGACCGCGCTGGAGGCGGGGGCCGGCTCGGCCATCGCCAAGGGCGAGGAGGAGATCACCCTCCAGACGCTGGAGGAGGCCGTCGACCGGGCGGCGGTCCGCTACGACAAGGACGGCGACCAGCACTACGACGTGGCCAGCGCCCTGATCAAGTCGATCCGGGGCTCGGACGTGGACGCCGCGCTGCACTACCTGGCCCGGATGATCGACGCGGGCGAGGACCCCCGGTTCATCGCGCGGCGCCTGATGATCTCCGCGAGCGAGGACATCGGCCTGGCGGACCCGACGGCCCTGCCGCTGGCCGTGGCGGCCGCCCAGGCGGTGGCGATGATCGGCTTCCCGGAGGCCGCGCTGACCCTGTCGCACGCGACCATCGCACTGGCGCTGGCCCCGAAGTCGAACACCGCCACGACCGCGATCGGCGCGGCGCTGGCCGACGTCCGCGCGGGGCTCGCGGGCGCGGTGCCGGCGCACCTGAGGGACGGGCACTACAAGGGGGCGGCGAAGCTGGGGCACGCGGTGGGGTACGTCTACCCGCACGACGTGCCGGGCGCGATCGCCGCGCAGCAGTACGCGCCGGACGAGATCCACGGCAAGCGGTACTACGAGCCGACGCGGTACGGGGCGGAGGCGCGGTACGCGGACGTGGTGGACAAGGTCCGCGAGAGGCTGCGCGGCGGCGCCTGA
- a CDS encoding DUF2470 domain-containing protein, whose product MSRPHGIPLPSAQRSSDSDVTESACADDKQGQPRPREGVRQLTGAERVRTLVESNASVSLTLPGAHDQAEWWTGVPAARTVTPDGDVILLVSGESATARAAAHAQDDDLTAVIEITDVAPVSVPHRIRGRARLTGWLTPVRGDDRAGCAALLAERQPVGELLALTESQDPPYTGRPAWMMLRLEVGEVALDDLWGAEQVDPDELAGAEPDPLAAHETELLQHLASAHADRVADLCGLLGSREAAGLTAVPLALDRLGLRVRFTAGPGRPSPAPSFDARFDFPEPVADVCGLRRAMRALFAAAAH is encoded by the coding sequence ATGTCTCGACCACATGGGATCCCCCTGCCCAGTGCGCAGCGCAGTTCGGATTCAGACGTAACAGAATCCGCTTGCGCCGACGATAAGCAAGGTCAGCCGCGTCCCAGGGAAGGCGTTCGGCAGCTCACCGGAGCCGAACGCGTACGAACCCTCGTAGAGTCCAACGCCTCAGTATCCCTCACGCTGCCGGGTGCTCATGACCAGGCCGAGTGGTGGACAGGGGTGCCGGCCGCGCGGACCGTCACCCCGGACGGGGACGTGATCCTCCTGGTATCAGGGGAATCCGCGACTGCCAGGGCAGCCGCTCACGCCCAGGACGACGACCTCACCGCCGTGATCGAGATCACGGATGTGGCGCCGGTGTCCGTGCCCCATCGTATCCGAGGCCGCGCCCGCCTCACCGGGTGGCTGACCCCGGTCCGCGGCGACGACCGCGCGGGGTGCGCGGCGCTGCTCGCGGAGCGGCAGCCGGTCGGCGAGCTGCTGGCCCTGACCGAGTCGCAGGACCCGCCGTACACCGGGCGCCCCGCCTGGATGATGCTGCGCCTGGAGGTCGGCGAGGTCGCGCTGGACGACCTCTGGGGCGCCGAGCAGGTCGACCCCGACGAGCTGGCGGGGGCCGAGCCCGACCCGCTCGCCGCCCACGAGACGGAGCTGCTCCAGCACCTCGCCTCCGCCCACGCCGACCGCGTCGCCGACCTGTGCGGGCTGCTCGGCTCCCGGGAGGCGGCCGGCCTGACCGCCGTCCCGCTGGCCCTGGACCGCCTGGGACTGCGCGTGCGCTTCACCGCGGGCCCGGGCCGGCCCTCCCCCGCCCCCTCCTTCGACGCACGCTTCGACTTCCCGGAGCCGGTGGCGGACGTCTGCGGGCTGCGCCGTGCCATGCGTGCCCTGTTCGCCGCCGCCGCTCACTGA
- the rpsD gene encoding 30S ribosomal protein S4, whose amino-acid sequence MNQKRPKVKKSRALGIALTPKAVKYFEARPYPPGEHGRGRKQNSDYKVRLLEKQRLRAQYDISERQMARAYDRAKKAEGKTGEALVVELERRLDALVLRAGIARTIYQARQMVVHGHIEVNGGKVDKPSFRVRPDDVITVRERSREKHPFQVAREGGYAGEGETPRYLQVNLKALAFRLDRDPNRKEIPVICDEQLVVEYYAR is encoded by the coding sequence GTGAACCAGAAGCGACCCAAGGTCAAGAAGTCTCGCGCTCTCGGCATCGCCCTGACGCCGAAGGCCGTCAAGTACTTCGAGGCCCGCCCCTACCCGCCGGGCGAGCACGGCCGTGGCCGCAAGCAGAACTCGGACTACAAGGTCCGTCTGCTCGAGAAGCAGCGTCTGCGCGCCCAGTACGACATCTCCGAGCGCCAGATGGCCCGCGCGTACGACCGCGCGAAGAAGGCCGAGGGCAAGACGGGCGAGGCGCTGGTCGTCGAGCTCGAGCGTCGTCTGGACGCCCTGGTCCTGCGTGCCGGCATCGCCCGCACCATCTACCAGGCCCGCCAGATGGTCGTCCACGGCCACATCGAGGTCAACGGTGGCAAGGTCGACAAGCCGTCGTTCCGCGTGCGTCCCGACGACGTCATCACGGTCCGCGAGCGCAGCCGCGAGAAGCACCCCTTCCAGGTCGCCCGCGAGGGTGGCTACGCCGGTGAGGGTGAGACCCCGCGTTACCTGCAGGTCAACCTGAAGGCCCTGGCCTTCCGCCTCGACCGCGACCCGAACCGCAAGGAGATCCCGGTCATCTGCGACGAGCAGCTCGTCGTCGAGTACTACGCCCGCTGA
- a CDS encoding DUF948 domain-containing protein: MSGGEVAGILVAVFWAILVSFLAVVLVRLAQVLRATTKLVADVTEQAVPLLADASTTVRSARTQLDRVDAIASDVQEVTSNASALSSTVASTFGGPLVKVAAFGYGVRKALGRTEDAPQKTTRRTVIVGRTVPPARRRKQKG; the protein is encoded by the coding sequence GTGTCCGGTGGAGAGGTGGCCGGCATCCTCGTGGCCGTTTTCTGGGCCATCCTGGTGTCCTTCCTCGCCGTGGTGCTGGTACGGCTCGCGCAGGTGCTCCGCGCGACCACCAAGCTCGTGGCCGACGTCACCGAGCAGGCCGTCCCGCTGCTGGCGGACGCCTCCACGACCGTCCGCTCCGCGCGCACCCAGCTCGACCGGGTCGACGCCATCGCGAGCGACGTCCAGGAGGTCACCTCCAACGCCTCCGCGCTGTCCTCCACCGTGGCCTCCACCTTCGGCGGACCCCTGGTCAAGGTCGCGGCCTTCGGCTACGGCGTGCGCAAGGCGCTGGGCCGCACCGAGGACGCCCCGCAGAAGACCACCCGGCGAACCGTGATCGTCGGCCGTACGGTGCCGCCGGCCCGGCGCCGGAAGCAGAAGGGCTGA
- a CDS encoding DUF6167 family protein, with translation MFRRAFWFTAGAAAGVWATTKVNRQLKKLTPESLAAQAADKAVEAGHRLKDFALDVKAGMTQREDELNDALGLHQDPDRPDNVTALPGPRRLRAIEHHQNTHRSNLSYNRNEDH, from the coding sequence ATGTTCCGCCGAGCCTTCTGGTTCACCGCAGGCGCCGCCGCCGGCGTGTGGGCCACCACCAAGGTCAACCGCCAGCTGAAGAAGCTGACCCCGGAGAGCCTCGCCGCCCAGGCCGCCGACAAGGCCGTGGAAGCGGGGCACCGCCTCAAGGATTTCGCCCTCGACGTCAAGGCGGGAATGACGCAGCGCGAGGACGAGCTGAACGACGCACTGGGGTTGCACCAGGACCCCGACCGGCCCGACAACGTCACCGCCCTCCCCGGGCCGCGGCGGCTGCGGGCCATCGAGCACCACCAGAACACCCACCGTTCGAACCTTTCGTACAACCGGAATGAGGACCACTGA
- the alaS gene encoding alanine--tRNA ligase — protein sequence MESAEIRRRWLSFFEERGHTVVPSASLIADDPTLLLVNAGMVPFKPYFLGETKPPAPRATSVQKCVRTPDIEEVGKTTRHGTFFQMCGNFSFGDYFKEGAIKYAWELLTSSVADGGYGLEPEKLWITVYLDDDEAETIWRDVIGVPAERIQRLGKKDNFWSMGVPGPCGPCSEINYDRGPEFGVEGGPAVNDERYVEIWNLVFMQYERGAGDGKEDFPILGDLPSKNIDTGLGLERLAMILQGVQNMYETDTLRVVMDKATELTGVRYGAAQNTDVSMRVVADHIRTSVMLIGDGVTPGNEGRGYVLRRIMRRAIRNMRLMGATGPVVQDLVDVVINTMGQQYPELVTDRKRIETVALAEEAAFLKAIKGGTNILDTAVTETKATGGTVLSGDKAFLLHDTWGFPIDLTLEMAAEQGLTVDEPGFRRLMQEQRDRAKADAKAKKTGHADMSAYREIADGSGATEFTGYATTQGESTIVGLLVNGVSAPAASEGDDVEVVLDRTPFYAEGGGQLADQGRIKLDSGAVIVVRDVQQPVPGVSVHKGSVQVGEVTVGASAYAAIDVNRRRAIARAHSATHLTHQALRDALGPTAAQAGSENSPGRFRFDFGSPNAVPGSVLTDVEQKINDVLSRELDVTAEIMSIDEAKKQGAIAEFGEKYGERVRVVTIGDFSKELCGGTHVGNTAQLGLVKLLGESSIGSGVRRVEALVGVDAYNFLAKEHTVVAQLQELVKGRPEELPEKISTMLGKLKDAEKEIEKFRAEKVLQAAAGLASNAQDIRGVALVVGQVPDGTGADDLRKLVLDVRGRIQGDRPAVVALFTVANDRPLTVIATNEAARERGLKAGDLVRTAAKTLGGGGGGKPDVAQGGGQNPGAVPEAIAAVERLVAETA from the coding sequence ATGGAGTCGGCTGAAATCCGCCGCCGCTGGCTGAGCTTCTTCGAGGAGCGCGGTCACACCGTTGTCCCTTCGGCGTCGCTCATCGCGGACGACCCGACTCTGCTGCTGGTCAACGCGGGCATGGTCCCGTTCAAGCCGTACTTCCTCGGCGAGACCAAGCCGCCGGCCCCCCGGGCCACCAGCGTGCAGAAGTGCGTCCGTACGCCGGACATCGAAGAGGTCGGCAAGACCACCCGCCACGGCACGTTCTTCCAGATGTGCGGCAACTTCTCCTTCGGCGACTACTTCAAGGAAGGCGCCATCAAGTACGCCTGGGAGCTGCTCACCAGCTCCGTGGCGGACGGCGGCTACGGCCTGGAGCCGGAGAAGCTCTGGATCACCGTCTACCTCGACGACGACGAGGCCGAGACGATCTGGCGTGACGTCATCGGCGTCCCCGCCGAGCGCATCCAGCGCCTGGGCAAGAAGGACAACTTCTGGTCCATGGGCGTCCCGGGCCCCTGCGGCCCGTGCTCGGAGATCAACTACGACCGCGGCCCCGAGTTCGGCGTCGAGGGCGGCCCCGCCGTCAACGACGAGCGCTACGTGGAGATCTGGAACCTGGTCTTCATGCAGTACGAGCGCGGCGCCGGCGACGGGAAGGAAGACTTCCCGATCCTCGGCGACCTGCCGTCGAAGAACATCGACACCGGTCTCGGCCTCGAACGCCTCGCGATGATCCTGCAGGGCGTGCAGAACATGTACGAGACCGACACCCTGCGCGTGGTCATGGACAAGGCCACCGAGCTGACCGGCGTGCGGTACGGCGCCGCCCAGAACACCGACGTCTCGATGCGCGTGGTCGCCGACCACATCCGCACCTCGGTCATGCTCATCGGTGACGGCGTCACCCCCGGCAACGAGGGCCGCGGCTACGTGCTGCGCCGCATCATGCGCCGCGCCATCCGCAACATGCGCCTCATGGGCGCCACCGGCCCGGTCGTCCAGGACCTGGTGGACGTCGTGATCAACACGATGGGGCAGCAGTACCCGGAGCTGGTCACCGACCGCAAGCGCATCGAGACCGTCGCCCTCGCCGAAGAGGCCGCCTTCCTGAAGGCCATCAAGGGCGGCACCAACATCCTCGACACCGCCGTGACCGAGACCAAGGCCACCGGCGGCACGGTCCTCTCCGGCGACAAGGCGTTCCTGCTCCACGACACCTGGGGCTTCCCGATCGACCTCACCCTGGAGATGGCCGCCGAGCAGGGCCTGACCGTGGACGAGCCCGGCTTCCGCCGCCTGATGCAGGAGCAGCGCGACCGCGCCAAGGCCGACGCCAAGGCCAAGAAGACCGGCCACGCCGACATGTCGGCCTACCGGGAGATCGCCGACGGCTCCGGCGCCACCGAGTTCACCGGCTACGCGACCACCCAGGGCGAGTCCACCATCGTCGGCCTCCTGGTCAACGGCGTCTCCGCGCCCGCCGCCTCCGAGGGCGACGACGTCGAGGTCGTCCTCGACCGCACCCCCTTCTACGCCGAGGGCGGCGGCCAGCTCGCCGACCAGGGCCGGATCAAGCTCGACTCGGGCGCCGTCATCGTCGTCCGCGACGTGCAGCAGCCCGTCCCGGGCGTCTCCGTGCACAAGGGTTCCGTGCAGGTCGGCGAGGTGACGGTGGGCGCCTCCGCGTACGCCGCCATCGACGTCAACCGCCGCCGGGCCATCGCCCGCGCCCACTCGGCCACGCACCTGACCCACCAGGCGCTGCGCGACGCCCTCGGCCCGACGGCCGCCCAGGCCGGTTCCGAGAACAGCCCCGGCCGCTTCCGCTTCGACTTCGGCTCGCCGAACGCCGTCCCCGGCTCGGTCCTCACCGACGTCGAGCAGAAGATCAACGACGTGCTCTCCCGCGAGCTCGACGTCACCGCCGAGATCATGAGCATCGACGAGGCGAAGAAGCAGGGCGCCATCGCCGAGTTCGGCGAGAAGTACGGCGAGCGGGTCCGCGTCGTCACCATCGGCGACTTCTCCAAGGAGCTGTGCGGCGGCACGCACGTCGGCAACACCGCCCAGCTGGGTCTGGTGAAGCTGCTCGGCGAGTCCTCCATCGGCTCCGGCGTGCGCCGCGTCGAGGCCCTGGTGGGCGTCGACGCGTACAACTTCCTCGCCAAGGAGCACACGGTCGTCGCCCAGCTCCAGGAGCTGGTCAAGGGCCGTCCGGAGGAGCTGCCGGAGAAGATCTCCACCATGCTCGGCAAGCTGAAGGACGCCGAGAAGGAGATCGAGAAGTTCCGCGCGGAGAAGGTCCTCCAGGCCGCCGCCGGTCTCGCCTCGAACGCCCAGGACATCCGCGGCGTCGCCCTCGTCGTCGGCCAGGTGCCGGACGGCACGGGCGCCGACGACCTGCGCAAGCTGGTCCTCGACGTCCGCGGCCGCATCCAGGGCGACCGCCCGGCCGTCGTCGCGCTGTTCACCGTGGCGAACGACCGCCCGCTGACCGTCATCGCCACCAACGAGGCGGCCCGCGAGCGCGGCCTCAAGGCCGGTGACCTGGTCCGCACCGCCGCCAAGACCCTCGGCGGCGGCGGTGGCGGCAAGCCGGACGTGGCCCAGGGCGGCGGCCAGAACCCGGGCGCCGTGCCCGAGGCCATCGCCGCCGTCGAGCGCCTCGTGGCAGAGACGGCCTGA